Below is a window of Microtus ochrogaster isolate Prairie Vole_2 chromosome 5, MicOch1.0, whole genome shotgun sequence DNA.
CTACCCCGACTCCCCCGTGGAGTTTCCCGCTCGCCTTCGGGCCGGCGCCATGCGGAGCCGCTTCTGGGGCGTGCTCAACTGTCTGTGCGCCGGCGCGTTCGGGGCCCTGGCGGCCGCCGCCGCCAAGCTGGCCTTCGGCGGGCAGGTGTGGGTCGGGGCGCGGACGGCGGACGGGGCGGGGGAGGAGGGCGAGGAGGGGATccgggggagggaggaggacgtCCGCACCACCTCTCCCTGCAAGCCCCGTGCACCCCTGTGCCCAGCCCGACCCGGCACGGGACTCCTAGGGTGAGGTAGCCGGTTGCCCACCTCGTCCAGCCTCTGGCCGGAGCCCTGACGACACCCCTAGCGGGGTGGGCGTCTCCTCTGTCCCGACCTCAATAGGGGACCACTTGTTTTAAGATTCCTGGCGATTTGAAACCAACCGAGTTGCAGTTGCCAGGCTTGAAGCGCACCTCTCTTTGGGTGTGCAGATGTGCCCAAGTGGTCCAGAGTGCAATGAAGGCCTCTAGACTGTGGAAGTTCTTACTCCTTTCCAGTAGCGATCAGACTTTGGTTACCCACTGTGCAAGCAGGTTGCCCTTGGCTCCGACTATGATGCACTTCGTAAGTCATCTCTTTTCAAGAGACTACTAGGCTGCCAGAAATTTGAGGTCCACAGGAAAGAAAACGATGCCCTTTTCCTAGAGGCAGGTACCTCTCACTCTCTGTCCACAAGGTCTACATATCCTTTGCAGGAGGCATCTAAAGATCCCCCGGGCCTTTAAGATTCCGCCCTTGGTGGTTGTAGCTGCAGTGACCCTCTCTCCTGCAGGTGAATATTGGTTTGTGTGTCTTAGGCATTATTGCCATGGCAAGCACCAATTCTCTGATGTGGACCTTCTTCAGCcggggcctcagtttctctatgtCTTCAGCCATTGCATCTGTCACAGTGACGTGTTCGAACATACTCAGCTCGGTGAGTAGCCTGCTGACCTTGTTCTCGCTCATGTTCTGGCTGAGTTGTCCTTGGGGAAACCCCCTGCTTGCTCGGGCTCAAGAAAGGACAGGAAGTCAATCAGAGGTTGGGCTCGCCAGTCCGGTCGAGGAACAGCTAAACCTGGAGAACTTGGGTAGGGATGAAGTCTGAGTGTCATTCTGGGATCACACCAGGCATGTGAAGTCCCTTGGCGTGTCTCTCGTAGGTATGGAATGAAAACATTAGCTGTGGGCATAGAGGAGACTGGTCAAAGTTCCCTGTAGAAGCCCAAGGCCAACAAGGTAGAGCAGACACGTCAGTCCTGAAGTGGAAGGAAGTGGCCTAGCTGGCTTTTATGATTACTGGCCCCACCTGCTGGCCTGTTGGGCCCCGTTGCTCAGTTGGGGTAGCCCCTGCCTTccacagaggagacagaagaacaTGGATTGATGTGGTGAAGTGGTAGTTGGATGTGAAGCAGCAGACTTTGGTGTCTGGCCTCCTCAGGAAGAAGTCAGCCGCTGAGGAATGGTAGAGCCCACCGGAGGAGGCCAGGTCCCTTACACCTGTCTCTCCCACAGGCCATCTTAGGCTACGTGCTGTACGGAGAGTGCCAGGAGGTCTTGTGGTGGGGAGGGGTGTTCCTCATCCTCTGTGGGCTCACCCTGATCCACAGGACACTCCCACCCACCTGGGAGGCAAGCAAGCAGCAGTGATAGACCCACTGTAAA
It encodes the following:
- the Tmem42 gene encoding transmembrane protein 42; this translates as MAAGPPTSGAAVSAAAYPDSPVEFPARLRAGAMRSRFWGVLNCLCAGAFGALAAAAAKLAFGGQVNIGLCVLGIIAMASTNSLMWTFFSRGLSFSMSSAIASVTVTCSNILSSAILGYVLYGECQEVLWWGGVFLILCGLTLIHRTLPPTWEASKQQ